From a single Nymphaea colorata isolate Beijing-Zhang1983 chromosome 4, ASM883128v2, whole genome shotgun sequence genomic region:
- the LOC116252309 gene encoding universal stress protein PHOS32, whose translation METVMEDEEMKWREVVLPSLIPVVGEPELEREKGDRRRGRDILIAVDHGPNSKHAFDWALVHLCRLADTIHLLHAVTSVTNQVIYDASQALMENLAVEAFQVSMVKSVARIVEGDPGKAICQEAARIKPAAVVMGTRGRSLFQSVLQGSVSEYCFHNCKSAPVIIVPGKDAGEESVI comes from the exons ATGGAGACGGTAATGGAGGATGAAGAGATGAAGTGGAGGGAGGTGGTGCTCCCGTCGCTGATCCCGGTGGTTGGGGAGCCGGAgttggagagggagaagggtgacaggaggagggggagggataTCCTCATCGCCGTGGATCATGGCCCCAACAGCAAACACGCCTTCGACTGGGCTCTTGTCCATCTGTGCAGGCTTGCCGACACGATTCACCTGCTCCACGCCGTCACCA GTGTGACCAATCAGGTGATTTACGATGCGAGTCAGGCCTTGATGGAAAATCTAGCTGTCGAAGCATTCCAGGTTTCGATG GTGAAATCTGTGGCGAGGATCGTTGAAGGGGATCCTGGGAAAGCCATATGCCAAGAAGCAGCCAGGATAAAGCCGGCCGCAGTTGTTATGGGAACCCGAGGCAGAAGCTTGTTTCAGAG TGTCTTGCAGGGCAGCGTGAGCGAGTATTGTTTCCACAACTGCAAATCTGCTCCTGTCATTATCGTTCCTGGGAAAG ATGCAGGTGAGGAATCAGTCATATAG
- the LOC116252308 gene encoding pleiotropic drug resistance protein 3-like isoform X2, translated as MAQLVTADDIESLRIELAEIGRSLRSSIRGHGSSGSFRSASNVNSARTDEEDEELYWAAIERLPTFDRLRTSVFDAGNGNDGEAQQKRLVDVTELGAMERHLFIEKLIKDIAEDNKKLLWKLRERLDRVGVKLPTVEVRYKNLSVSAKCEVVDGKPLPTLWNTAKSIVSGFCRLPGLKHTDAKINIINDVSGIIRPSRLTLLLGPPGCGKTTLLLALAGKLDQSLKLTGDISYNGYGLSEFVPQKTSAYISQYDLHMPEMTVRETLDFSARCQGLGSKPQMVMELSEKEKRAGIVPDHDIDMYMKATSIEGLKRSLQTDYILKILGLDICSDTLVGDAMRRGISGGQKKRLTTGEMIVGPTKTLFMDEISTGLDSSTTFQIVTYLQQFVHITDATVLTSLLQPAPETFDLFDDIILMAEGKIVYHGPRTLAVQFFEGCGFKCPERKGTADFLQEVISRKDQAQYWCRSDPYSYITVDEFEEKFKASDHGKSLLEELINPSDRTQKDAVTFSIYSLSKWEMLKTCMARELLLMKRNSFVYVFKSVQLVIIAFITMTMFLRTRMNADLAGANYFMGSMFYAMVILMVNGFPELSMIVSRLPVFYKHRDFYFYPAWAYTLPSAILKIPHSFVESLVWTGLTYYTIGYSPEAGRFFSQFLLLFAVHQMAASLFRFIASITKTHVASAMAGSCFMLAALVFGGFVIPRSSMPAWLKWGFWVSPLAYAEIGISVNEFLAPRWRKISFGNTTIGQQILLSRGLHFPGYFYWISLAALFGFTILLNLGFTMALTFLKPPGISRAIISRERLTQLQGKEENTDHFHVADKMALPFKPLAIAFQDIQYFVDTPQEMRDQGMTEKKLQLLRDITGSFRPGILTALMGVSGAGKTTLMDVLCGRKNEGVIEGDIWIGGYPKVQETFARISGYCEQSDIHSPQITVEESVIFSAWLRLGSEIDQDTKKAFISEVLETIELDGIKDALVGIPGVSGLSTEQRKRLTIAVELVANPSIIFLDEPTSGLDARAAAIVMRAVKNVVRTGRTVICTIHQPSIDIFESFDELMLMKRGGKIIYSGPLGSHSSSVIEYFESISGIPKIKNNYNPATWMLEVTSTSMERQLNVDFAQLYKESSLFQNNKELLKQLSTPAPGSNDLNFQTTFSQNWWGQFSACLWKQYLSYWRSPSYNLVRLTYITITSVILGVLFWQQGQKIDTQQSLFTILGAMFVGTLMTGINNCSTVLPFVATERIVLYREKFAGMYSSLAYAVAQVAIEIPYVLLQAIIFGTITYAAIGYQRSAYKIFWYFFVKFITLLYYTYLGMLMVSLTPNIQVAAILSSVFYTMLSLFSGFLIPGPQIPKWWIWLYWATPTNWTLRGLFTSQYGDIQKQVAVFGKWQSISSFLKDYFGFQQDQLGAVAAVLLAYPVVFAVLFTYFMSKLNFQRR; from the exons ATGGCCCAATTGGTTACGGCAGATGACATCGAGTCTCTGCGGATCGAACTGGCAGAGATCGGCCGGAGTTTGCGTTCATCAATTAGAGGCCATGGAAGCAGTGGTAGCTTCCGGAGCGCATCAAATGTAAATTCAGCAAGAACagatgaggaagatgaagaactgTATTGGGCAGCGATCGAGAGGTTGCCTACTTTCGATCGGTTGCGGACCTCCGTGTTCGACGCCGGCAACGGGAATGATGGAGAAGCTCAACAGAAGAGATTGGTGGACGTCACAGAGCTGGGAGCAATGGAAAGGCACTTGTTTATAGAGAAGCTCATCAAGGATATAGCGGAAGATAACAAGAAACTGCTATGGAAGCTGAGAGAAAGATTAGACAG AGTCGGTGTGAAGCTGCCAACAGTAGAAGTAAGGTACAAGAACCTTTCCGTGAGTGCCAAGTGTGAAGTGGTGGATGGGAAGCCCCTACCAACGTTATGGAATACAGCCAAAAGCATCGTTTCT GGTTTCTGTAGACTGCCAGGTTTGAAGCACACAGACGCAAAGATTAACATCATCAATGATGTCAGCGGCATCATCAGACCCTCCAG GCTCACCCTTCTGCTCGGCCCACCTGGTTGCGGAAAGACCACCTTATTATTGGCACTTGCAGGAAAACTAGATCAATCTTTGAAG CTGACTGGCGACATTTCCTACAACGGGTATGGCTTAAGTGAATTTGTTCCCCAGAAGACATCAGCCTATATAAGCCAATATGATCTACATATGCCAGAGATGACTGTCAGAGAAACTCTTGATTTCTCAGCAAGATGCCAGGGACTTGGAAGCAAACCTC AGATGGTGATGGAACTTagtgaaaaagagaagagagcTGGGATAGTACCTGATCATGATATAGACATGTATATGAAG GCAACTTCAATTGAGGGGTTGAAGAGAAGTCTGCAGACAGATTACATCTTAAAG ATACTTGGACTAGACATATGTTCTGACACTTTAGTGGGTGATGCCATGAGGAGAGGCATTTCAGGTGGACAAAAGAAAAGGTTAACTACAG GAGAGATGATTGTTGGTCCCACAAAGACCCTATTCATGGATGAAATATCAACCGGTCTAGACAGCTCCACAACCTTTCAAATAGTTACATACCTTCAACAATTTGTACACATCACAGATGCCACAGTATTGACCTCGCTGCTTCAACCAGCACCAGAGACATTCGACCTCTTTGATGATATCATACTGATGGCAGAAGGCAAGATTGTTTATCATGGCCCTCGGACTCTGGCTGTTCAATTCTTTGAGGGCTGTGGCTTTAAGTGCCCCGAAAGGAAGGGCACCGCTGATTTCCTCCAggag GTCATTTCCAGGAAGGATCAAGCACAATATTGGTGCAGGTCAGATCCTTATAGTTACATAACAGTGGATGAATTTGAAGAGAAATTCAAGGCTTCTGATCATGGGAAAAGCTTGTTAGAGGAGCTTATAAATCCATCTGACCGTACACAAAAAGATGCAGTAACCTTTAGCATCTACTCTCTAAGCAAATGGGAGATGCTGAAGACGTGCATGGCCAGGGAATTGCTGTTGATGAAGAGGAATTCATTTGTTTATGTCTTCAAATCAGTTCAG CTTGTCATCATAGCATTCATCACCATGACCATGTTTTTGCGTACAAGGATGAATGCCGACTTGGCTGGTGCGAATTACTTTATGGGTTCCATGTTTTATGCGATGGTAATCCTTATGGTCAATGGTTTCCCAGAGTTGTCAATGATAGTTTCCAGGCTGCCGGTATTCTACAAGCACAGAGATTTTTACTTCTATCCTGCTTGGGCGTACACACTGCCTTCTGCCATACTGAAAATTCCTCACTCATTTGTTGAATCCCTAGTTTGGACGGGACTCACGTATTACACCATTGGATATAGTCCAGAAGCAGGAAG GTTTTTCTCCCAGTTCCTTCTCCTCTTTGCTGTGCATCAAATGGCTGCTTCCCTGTTCCGCTTCATTGCCTCCATCACTAAAACACATGTAGCTTCAGCCATGGCTGGCAGTTGCTTTATGCTAGCAGCTCTCGTGTTTGGAGGCTTTGTGATCCCAAGGT CTTCCATGCCGGCTTGGTTGAAGTGGGGATTTTGGGTATCTCCATTGGCATATGCTGAAATAGGAATTTCTGTAAATGAATTCCTTGCTCCAAGGTGGAGAAAG ATTTCTTTTGGAAATACAACAATTGGACAACAAATTTTACTAAGCAGAGGACTTCATTTTCCGGGTTATTTCTATTGGATATCACTGGCCGCCCTATTTGGTTTCACTATACTACTCAATCTTGGCTTCACCATGGCCTTGACATTTTTGAAAC CTCCTGGCATTTCTCGGGCAATTATCTCCAGAGAAAGGCTTACACAACTCCAAGGGAAGGAAGAGAAT ACAGACCACTTTCATGTGGCAGACAAAATGGCATTACCATTCAAACCACTGGCAATAGCATTTCAAGATATACAGTATTTTGTCGATACTCCTCAG GAAATGAGAGATCAAGGAATGACGGAGAAGAAACTTCAGCTACTTAGAGACATTACTGGCTCATTCAGGCCTGGCATTCTTACAGCCTTAATGGGCGTCAGTGGAGCAGGAAAGACAACTCTCATGGATGTCCTCTGTGGAAGGAAGAATGAGGGAGTTATTGAGGGGGACATATGGATAGGCGGGTATCCTAAGGTTCAGGAGACATTTGCTAGGATATCTGGTTACTGTGAACAATCTGACATTCATTCCCCACAGATTACCGTTGAAGAGTCTGTTATCTTTTCAGCATGGTTGAGATTAGGTTCTGAAATTGATCAAGACACTAAAAAG GCATTCATAAGTGAAGTATTAGAAACCATTGAACTTGACGGAATCAAAGATGCACTGGTCGGCATACCAGGTGTCAGTGGTCTCTCAACAGAGCAACGCAAGCGCTTAACAATTGCAGTTGAGCTTGTTGCAAATCCATCAATAATTTTCTTGGATGAGCCCACGTCTGGTCTGGATGCCAGGGCAGCAGCAATTGTCATGCGTGCAGTGAAAAATGTGGTTCGCACTGGAAGAACAGTCATCTGCACAATTCATCAACCAAGTATTGATATATTTGAATCCTTTGACgag ttgaTGCTGATGAAAAGAGGTGGGAAGATTATTTATTCTGGACCATTGGGAAGTCATTCAAGCAGTGTTATTGAATATTTTGAG AGTATTTCCGGCATTCCAAAGATCAAAAATAACTACAATCCAGCAACATGGATGCTGGAAGTTACTTCTACTTCTATGGAAAGACAGTTAAATGTAGACTTCGCTCAGCTTTACAAGGAATCGTCTCTCTTTCA GAACAACAAAGAGCTACTCAAACAATTAAGCACACCAGCCCCTGGTTCAAATGACTTGAACTTTCAGACCACGTTTTCACAGAATTGGTGGGGGCAATTTTCAGCATGCCTGTGGAAGCAATACCTGTCATATTGGCGAAGTCCTTCATATAATTTGGTCCGTTTGACATATATAACCATCACCTCTGTGATTCTTGGTGTCCTCTTCTGGCAACAAGGACAGAAAAT AGACACTCAACAGAGTTTATTCACCATACTGGGAGCAATGTTTGTTGGAACTCTTATGACCGGAATCAATAACTGCTCAACAGTTCTTCCCTTTGTAGCAACTGAGCGCATTGTCTTATACCGAGAAAAATTTGCAGGGATGTATTCTTCCCTTGCTTATGCAGTTGCACAG GTTGCAATTGAAATCCCATATGTACTCCTCCAAGCAATCATCTTTGGAACTATTACATATGCTGCAATAGGTTACCAACGTTCAGCTTATAAGAtcttttggtatttttttgtcaagtttattaCGCTCCTATACTACACTTACCTTGGGATGCTTATGGTCTCACTAACTCCAAATATTCAAGTTGCTGCAATTCTCTCATCTGTTTTCTACACAATGCTGAGTCTCTTTTCTGGCTTCCTAATCCCAGGACCG CAAATACCAAAATGGTGGATTTGGTTATACTGGGCCACCCCTACAAACTGGACTCTTCGTGGACTCTTTACTTCACAGTATGGGGACATACAAAAACAGGTAGCGGTATTTGGGAAGTGGCAATCCATCAGTTCCTTCCTTAAAGATTATTTTGGCTTTCAACAGGATCAATTGGGAGCAGTCGCTGCtgttcttcttgcttacccTGTTGTCTTTGCcgttttatttacttattttatgtCAAAACTGAATTTCCAGAGGAGATAA
- the LOC116252308 gene encoding pleiotropic drug resistance protein 3-like isoform X1 → MAQLVTADDIESLRIELAEIGRSLRSSIRGHGSSGSFRSASNVNSARTDEEDEELYWAAIERLPTFDRLRTSVFDAGNGNDGEAQQKRLVDVTELGAMERHLFIEKLIKDIAEDNKKLLWKLRERLDRVGVKLPTVEVRYKNLSVSAKCEVVDGKPLPTLWNTAKSIVSGFCRLPGLKHTDAKINIINDVSGIIRPSRLTLLLGPPGCGKTTLLLALAGKLDQSLKLTGDISYNGYGLSEFVPQKTSAYISQYDLHMPEMTVRETLDFSARCQGLGSKPQMVMELSEKEKRAGIVPDHDIDMYMKATSIEGLKRSLQTDYILKILGLDICSDTLVGDAMRRGISGGQKKRLTTGEMIVGPTKTLFMDEISTGLDSSTTFQIVTYLQQFVHITDATVLTSLLQPAPETFDLFDDIILMAEGKIVYHGPRTLAVQFFEGCGFKCPERKGTADFLQEVISRKDQAQYWCRSDPYSYITVDEFEEKFKASDHGKSLLEELINPSDRTQKDAVTFSIYSLSKWEMLKTCMARELLLMKRNSFVYVFKSVQLVIIAFITMTMFLRTRMNADLAGANYFMGSMFYAMVILMVNGFPELSMIVSRLPVFYKHRDFYFYPAWAYTLPSAILKIPHSFVESLVWTGLTYYTIGYSPEAGRFFSQFLLLFAVHQMAASLFRFIASITKTHVASAMAGSCFMLAALVFGGFVIPRSSMPAWLKWGFWVSPLAYAEIGISVNEFLAPRWRKISFGNTTIGQQILLSRGLHFPGYFYWISLAALFGFTILLNLGFTMALTFLKPPGISRAIISRERLTQLQGKEENVHHHIQEDKRRDKMALPFKPLAIAFQDIQYFVDTPQEMRDQGMTEKKLQLLRDITGSFRPGILTALMGVSGAGKTTLMDVLCGRKNEGVIEGDIWIGGYPKVQETFARISGYCEQSDIHSPQITVEESVIFSAWLRLGSEIDQDTKKAFISEVLETIELDGIKDALVGIPGVSGLSTEQRKRLTIAVELVANPSIIFLDEPTSGLDARAAAIVMRAVKNVVRTGRTVICTIHQPSIDIFESFDELMLMKRGGKIIYSGPLGSHSSSVIEYFESISGIPKIKNNYNPATWMLEVTSTSMERQLNVDFAQLYKESSLFQNNKELLKQLSTPAPGSNDLNFQTTFSQNWWGQFSACLWKQYLSYWRSPSYNLVRLTYITITSVILGVLFWQQGQKIDTQQSLFTILGAMFVGTLMTGINNCSTVLPFVATERIVLYREKFAGMYSSLAYAVAQVAIEIPYVLLQAIIFGTITYAAIGYQRSAYKIFWYFFVKFITLLYYTYLGMLMVSLTPNIQVAAILSSVFYTMLSLFSGFLIPGPQIPKWWIWLYWATPTNWTLRGLFTSQYGDIQKQVAVFGKWQSISSFLKDYFGFQQDQLGAVAAVLLAYPVVFAVLFTYFMSKLNFQRR, encoded by the exons ATGGCCCAATTGGTTACGGCAGATGACATCGAGTCTCTGCGGATCGAACTGGCAGAGATCGGCCGGAGTTTGCGTTCATCAATTAGAGGCCATGGAAGCAGTGGTAGCTTCCGGAGCGCATCAAATGTAAATTCAGCAAGAACagatgaggaagatgaagaactgTATTGGGCAGCGATCGAGAGGTTGCCTACTTTCGATCGGTTGCGGACCTCCGTGTTCGACGCCGGCAACGGGAATGATGGAGAAGCTCAACAGAAGAGATTGGTGGACGTCACAGAGCTGGGAGCAATGGAAAGGCACTTGTTTATAGAGAAGCTCATCAAGGATATAGCGGAAGATAACAAGAAACTGCTATGGAAGCTGAGAGAAAGATTAGACAG AGTCGGTGTGAAGCTGCCAACAGTAGAAGTAAGGTACAAGAACCTTTCCGTGAGTGCCAAGTGTGAAGTGGTGGATGGGAAGCCCCTACCAACGTTATGGAATACAGCCAAAAGCATCGTTTCT GGTTTCTGTAGACTGCCAGGTTTGAAGCACACAGACGCAAAGATTAACATCATCAATGATGTCAGCGGCATCATCAGACCCTCCAG GCTCACCCTTCTGCTCGGCCCACCTGGTTGCGGAAAGACCACCTTATTATTGGCACTTGCAGGAAAACTAGATCAATCTTTGAAG CTGACTGGCGACATTTCCTACAACGGGTATGGCTTAAGTGAATTTGTTCCCCAGAAGACATCAGCCTATATAAGCCAATATGATCTACATATGCCAGAGATGACTGTCAGAGAAACTCTTGATTTCTCAGCAAGATGCCAGGGACTTGGAAGCAAACCTC AGATGGTGATGGAACTTagtgaaaaagagaagagagcTGGGATAGTACCTGATCATGATATAGACATGTATATGAAG GCAACTTCAATTGAGGGGTTGAAGAGAAGTCTGCAGACAGATTACATCTTAAAG ATACTTGGACTAGACATATGTTCTGACACTTTAGTGGGTGATGCCATGAGGAGAGGCATTTCAGGTGGACAAAAGAAAAGGTTAACTACAG GAGAGATGATTGTTGGTCCCACAAAGACCCTATTCATGGATGAAATATCAACCGGTCTAGACAGCTCCACAACCTTTCAAATAGTTACATACCTTCAACAATTTGTACACATCACAGATGCCACAGTATTGACCTCGCTGCTTCAACCAGCACCAGAGACATTCGACCTCTTTGATGATATCATACTGATGGCAGAAGGCAAGATTGTTTATCATGGCCCTCGGACTCTGGCTGTTCAATTCTTTGAGGGCTGTGGCTTTAAGTGCCCCGAAAGGAAGGGCACCGCTGATTTCCTCCAggag GTCATTTCCAGGAAGGATCAAGCACAATATTGGTGCAGGTCAGATCCTTATAGTTACATAACAGTGGATGAATTTGAAGAGAAATTCAAGGCTTCTGATCATGGGAAAAGCTTGTTAGAGGAGCTTATAAATCCATCTGACCGTACACAAAAAGATGCAGTAACCTTTAGCATCTACTCTCTAAGCAAATGGGAGATGCTGAAGACGTGCATGGCCAGGGAATTGCTGTTGATGAAGAGGAATTCATTTGTTTATGTCTTCAAATCAGTTCAG CTTGTCATCATAGCATTCATCACCATGACCATGTTTTTGCGTACAAGGATGAATGCCGACTTGGCTGGTGCGAATTACTTTATGGGTTCCATGTTTTATGCGATGGTAATCCTTATGGTCAATGGTTTCCCAGAGTTGTCAATGATAGTTTCCAGGCTGCCGGTATTCTACAAGCACAGAGATTTTTACTTCTATCCTGCTTGGGCGTACACACTGCCTTCTGCCATACTGAAAATTCCTCACTCATTTGTTGAATCCCTAGTTTGGACGGGACTCACGTATTACACCATTGGATATAGTCCAGAAGCAGGAAG GTTTTTCTCCCAGTTCCTTCTCCTCTTTGCTGTGCATCAAATGGCTGCTTCCCTGTTCCGCTTCATTGCCTCCATCACTAAAACACATGTAGCTTCAGCCATGGCTGGCAGTTGCTTTATGCTAGCAGCTCTCGTGTTTGGAGGCTTTGTGATCCCAAGGT CTTCCATGCCGGCTTGGTTGAAGTGGGGATTTTGGGTATCTCCATTGGCATATGCTGAAATAGGAATTTCTGTAAATGAATTCCTTGCTCCAAGGTGGAGAAAG ATTTCTTTTGGAAATACAACAATTGGACAACAAATTTTACTAAGCAGAGGACTTCATTTTCCGGGTTATTTCTATTGGATATCACTGGCCGCCCTATTTGGTTTCACTATACTACTCAATCTTGGCTTCACCATGGCCTTGACATTTTTGAAAC CTCCTGGCATTTCTCGGGCAATTATCTCCAGAGAAAGGCTTACACAACTCCAAGGGAAGGAAGAGAATGTTCACCATCACATTCAGGAAGACAAAAGGAGAG ACAAAATGGCATTACCATTCAAACCACTGGCAATAGCATTTCAAGATATACAGTATTTTGTCGATACTCCTCAG GAAATGAGAGATCAAGGAATGACGGAGAAGAAACTTCAGCTACTTAGAGACATTACTGGCTCATTCAGGCCTGGCATTCTTACAGCCTTAATGGGCGTCAGTGGAGCAGGAAAGACAACTCTCATGGATGTCCTCTGTGGAAGGAAGAATGAGGGAGTTATTGAGGGGGACATATGGATAGGCGGGTATCCTAAGGTTCAGGAGACATTTGCTAGGATATCTGGTTACTGTGAACAATCTGACATTCATTCCCCACAGATTACCGTTGAAGAGTCTGTTATCTTTTCAGCATGGTTGAGATTAGGTTCTGAAATTGATCAAGACACTAAAAAG GCATTCATAAGTGAAGTATTAGAAACCATTGAACTTGACGGAATCAAAGATGCACTGGTCGGCATACCAGGTGTCAGTGGTCTCTCAACAGAGCAACGCAAGCGCTTAACAATTGCAGTTGAGCTTGTTGCAAATCCATCAATAATTTTCTTGGATGAGCCCACGTCTGGTCTGGATGCCAGGGCAGCAGCAATTGTCATGCGTGCAGTGAAAAATGTGGTTCGCACTGGAAGAACAGTCATCTGCACAATTCATCAACCAAGTATTGATATATTTGAATCCTTTGACgag ttgaTGCTGATGAAAAGAGGTGGGAAGATTATTTATTCTGGACCATTGGGAAGTCATTCAAGCAGTGTTATTGAATATTTTGAG AGTATTTCCGGCATTCCAAAGATCAAAAATAACTACAATCCAGCAACATGGATGCTGGAAGTTACTTCTACTTCTATGGAAAGACAGTTAAATGTAGACTTCGCTCAGCTTTACAAGGAATCGTCTCTCTTTCA GAACAACAAAGAGCTACTCAAACAATTAAGCACACCAGCCCCTGGTTCAAATGACTTGAACTTTCAGACCACGTTTTCACAGAATTGGTGGGGGCAATTTTCAGCATGCCTGTGGAAGCAATACCTGTCATATTGGCGAAGTCCTTCATATAATTTGGTCCGTTTGACATATATAACCATCACCTCTGTGATTCTTGGTGTCCTCTTCTGGCAACAAGGACAGAAAAT AGACACTCAACAGAGTTTATTCACCATACTGGGAGCAATGTTTGTTGGAACTCTTATGACCGGAATCAATAACTGCTCAACAGTTCTTCCCTTTGTAGCAACTGAGCGCATTGTCTTATACCGAGAAAAATTTGCAGGGATGTATTCTTCCCTTGCTTATGCAGTTGCACAG GTTGCAATTGAAATCCCATATGTACTCCTCCAAGCAATCATCTTTGGAACTATTACATATGCTGCAATAGGTTACCAACGTTCAGCTTATAAGAtcttttggtatttttttgtcaagtttattaCGCTCCTATACTACACTTACCTTGGGATGCTTATGGTCTCACTAACTCCAAATATTCAAGTTGCTGCAATTCTCTCATCTGTTTTCTACACAATGCTGAGTCTCTTTTCTGGCTTCCTAATCCCAGGACCG CAAATACCAAAATGGTGGATTTGGTTATACTGGGCCACCCCTACAAACTGGACTCTTCGTGGACTCTTTACTTCACAGTATGGGGACATACAAAAACAGGTAGCGGTATTTGGGAAGTGGCAATCCATCAGTTCCTTCCTTAAAGATTATTTTGGCTTTCAACAGGATCAATTGGGAGCAGTCGCTGCtgttcttcttgcttacccTGTTGTCTTTGCcgttttatttacttattttatgtCAAAACTGAATTTCCAGAGGAGATAA